A single Oncorhynchus nerka isolate Pitt River linkage group LG10, Oner_Uvic_2.0, whole genome shotgun sequence DNA region contains:
- the hif1an gene encoding hypoxia-inducible factor 1-alpha inhibitor isoform X2: MQALPIRQRQQPVVLTDTNLVYPALQWDIPYLQENIGNGDFSVYIAENHKFLYYDEKKMANFENFVPKSRRIDMKFSDFVEKMHKTQEEGGDERVYLQQTLNDTVGRKIVVDFLGFNWNWITKQQSKRNWGQLTSNLLLIGMEGNVTPAHYDEQQNFFAQIKGYKRCILFPPDQFECLYPFPVHHPCDRQSQVDFENPDYERFPNFKNVSGYETVVGPGDVLYIPMYWWHHIESLLSGGVTITVNFWYKGAPTPKRIEYPLRAHQKVAIMRNIEKMLGEALGDPQEVGPLLNMMIKGRYDQGFS; the protein is encoded by the exons ATGCAGGCTCTTCCTATTCGCCAGCGACAG CAACCGGTGGTTTTAACAGACACCAATCTAGTGTATCCGGCTCTCCAGTGGGACATCCCGTACCTGCAGGAGAACATTGGAAATGGGGACTTCTCTGTGTACATCGCGGAAAACCACAAATTCCTCTACTATGACGAGAAGAAAATGGCCAACTTTGAGAACTTTGTACCCAAGTCTCGACGGATAGACATGAAATTCTCTGATTTTGTGGAGAAAATGCATAAAAcacaggaagagggaggagatgagag GGTGTACCTGCAGCAGACACTGAATGACACAGTGGGCAGGAAGATCGTGGTGGACTTCCTGGGTTTCAACTGGAACTGGATCACCAAGCAGCAGAGCAAGAGAAACTGGGGCCAGCTCACCTCCAACCTGCTGCTCATAGGCATGGAGG GCAACGTGACGCCAGCCCATTACGACGAGCAGCAGAACTTCTTTGCACAAATCAAAGGTTACaagaggtgcatcctgttccctcCCGACCAGTTTGAGTGTCTCTATCCCTTCCCTGTTCACCACCCCTGTGACAGACAGAGCCAG GTTGACTTTGAGAACCCTGACTATGAGAGGTTTCCCAACTTCAAGAATGTGTCGGGCTATGAGACTGTGGTGGGCCCGGGAGATGTTCTCTACATCCCCATGTACTG GTGGCACCACATTGAGTCCCTGTTGAGTGGTGGAGTGACCATCACTGTCAACTTCTGGTACAAG GGTGCGCCCACGCCCAAGCGGATCGAGTACCCACTGAGAGCTCATCAGAAGGTGGCCATCATGAGAAACATAGAGAAGATGCTGGGGGAGGCACTGGGAGACCCACAAGAG GTTGGCCCTTTATTGAACATGATGATTAAAGGCCGATATGACCAGGGATTCAGCTAG
- the hif1an gene encoding hypoxia-inducible factor 1-alpha inhibitor isoform X1: MAAATVVENDPTASEGGAASFSEPEVHSPIWNDSQLRKYPFQTRPIPRLSHTDPRAEMLINNEQPVVLTDTNLVYPALQWDIPYLQENIGNGDFSVYIAENHKFLYYDEKKMANFENFVPKSRRIDMKFSDFVEKMHKTQEEGGDERVYLQQTLNDTVGRKIVVDFLGFNWNWITKQQSKRNWGQLTSNLLLIGMEGNVTPAHYDEQQNFFAQIKGYKRCILFPPDQFECLYPFPVHHPCDRQSQVDFENPDYERFPNFKNVSGYETVVGPGDVLYIPMYWWHHIESLLSGGVTITVNFWYKGAPTPKRIEYPLRAHQKVAIMRNIEKMLGEALGDPQEVGPLLNMMIKGRYDQGFS, encoded by the exons ATGGCAGCGGCAACAGTGGTCGAGAATGATCCAACGGCGAGCGAAGGCGGTGCCGCATCATTCTCGGAGCCGGAGGTCCACAGCCCTATCTGGAACGACTCTCAACTTCGAAAGTATCCTTTCCAGACCAGACCGATACCCAGACTCTCTCACACGGATCCTAGAGCTGAGATGCTCATAAACAACGAG CAACCGGTGGTTTTAACAGACACCAATCTAGTGTATCCGGCTCTCCAGTGGGACATCCCGTACCTGCAGGAGAACATTGGAAATGGGGACTTCTCTGTGTACATCGCGGAAAACCACAAATTCCTCTACTATGACGAGAAGAAAATGGCCAACTTTGAGAACTTTGTACCCAAGTCTCGACGGATAGACATGAAATTCTCTGATTTTGTGGAGAAAATGCATAAAAcacaggaagagggaggagatgagag GGTGTACCTGCAGCAGACACTGAATGACACAGTGGGCAGGAAGATCGTGGTGGACTTCCTGGGTTTCAACTGGAACTGGATCACCAAGCAGCAGAGCAAGAGAAACTGGGGCCAGCTCACCTCCAACCTGCTGCTCATAGGCATGGAGG GCAACGTGACGCCAGCCCATTACGACGAGCAGCAGAACTTCTTTGCACAAATCAAAGGTTACaagaggtgcatcctgttccctcCCGACCAGTTTGAGTGTCTCTATCCCTTCCCTGTTCACCACCCCTGTGACAGACAGAGCCAG GTTGACTTTGAGAACCCTGACTATGAGAGGTTTCCCAACTTCAAGAATGTGTCGGGCTATGAGACTGTGGTGGGCCCGGGAGATGTTCTCTACATCCCCATGTACTG GTGGCACCACATTGAGTCCCTGTTGAGTGGTGGAGTGACCATCACTGTCAACTTCTGGTACAAG GGTGCGCCCACGCCCAAGCGGATCGAGTACCCACTGAGAGCTCATCAGAAGGTGGCCATCATGAGAAACATAGAGAAGATGCTGGGGGAGGCACTGGGAGACCCACAAGAG GTTGGCCCTTTATTGAACATGATGATTAAAGGCCGATATGACCAGGGATTCAGCTAG
- the LOC115136307 gene encoding protein Wnt-8: MKQLWGTGWQWGGCSDNVGFGEAISKQFVDTLETGQDARAAMNLHNNEAGRKAVKGTMQKTCKCHGVSGSCTTQTCWLQLPDFREVGNYLKEKYHRALKVDLLRGAGNSAASRGAISETFSSISRKELVHLEDSPDYCLENRTLELPGTEGRECLKKGKSLNKWEKRSCKRLCEECGLAVEERKAELVSSCNCKFHWCCAVKCEQCRKTVTKYFCVKNGAQRGKNESAGSRRKNLRLRKKH; encoded by the exons ATGAAACAGCTGT GGGGTACAGGCTGGCAGTGGGGCGGCTGCAGTGACAACGTGGGGTTCGGTGAGGCCATCTCCAAGCAGTTTGTTGACACGCTGGAGACAGGCCAGGACGCACGGGCCGCCATGAACCTCCACAACAACGAGGCTGGACGCAAG gcAGTGAAAGGGACTATGCAGAAGACGTGTAAGTGCCATGGTGTATCTGGGTCCTGCACCACACAGACCTGCTGGTTACAGCTCCCAGATTTCAGGGAGGTGGGAAACTATCTGAAGGAGAAGTACCACCGAGCACTGAAG GTGGACCTGCTCCGGGGGGCCGGGAACAGTGCAGCCAGTCGAGGTGCCATTTCCGAGACCTTCAGCTCCATCTCTCGTAAAGAACTGGTCCACTTAGAGGACTCCCCAGACTACTGCCTGGAGAACCGTACCCTGGAACTGCCCGGCACAGAGGGCAGAGAGTGCCTGAAGAAGGGCAAGAGCCTAAATAAGTGGGAGAAGCGTAGCTGCAAGAGGCTGTGCGAGGAGTGTGGTTTAGccgtggaggagaggaaggcggAGTTGGTGTCGAGTTGCAATTGCAAGTTCCACTGGTGCTGTGCGGTAAAGTGCGAGCAGTGCCGCAAGACAGTGACCAAGTACTTCTGCGTGAAGAATGGGGCGCAGAGGGGCAAGAACGAGAGCGCAGGCAGCCGTAGGAAGAACCTGAGGCTGAGGAAGAAGCACTGA